The Ramlibacter pinisoli DNA window GCTCCGGAAGAAAAAGCGCGCGGCATCACGATCAACACCGCGCACGTCGAGTACGAGACGGCCAACCGCCACTACGCCCACGTGGACTGCCCGGGCCACGCCGACTACGTCAAGAACATGATCACCGGTGCCGCCCAGATGGACGGCGCCATCCTGGTGTGCTCGGCCGCCGACGGCCCGATGCCCCAGACGCGCGAGCACATCCTGCTGGCGCGCCAGGTGGGCGTGCCGCACATCATCGTGTTCCTGAACAAGTGCGACATGGTCGACGACGCCGAGCTGCTCGAGCTGGTCGAGATGGAAGTGCGCGAGCTGCTGACCAAGTACGACTTCCCCGGCGACGACACCCCGATCATCCACGGCTCGGCCAAGCTGGCGCTCGAAGGCGACAAGGGCGACCTGGGCGAGAAGGCCATCATGAAGCTGGCCGACGCGATGGACACCTACTTCCCGACCCCGCAGCGCGCGGTGGACGGTGCGTTCCTGATGCCGGTGGAAGACGTGTTCTCCATCTCCGGCCGCGGCACGGTGGTCACCGGCCGGGTCGAGCGCGGGATCATCAAGGTCGGCGAGGAAATCGAGATCGTGGGCATCAAGGCCACGCAGAAGACCACCTGCACGGGCGTGGAGATGTTCCGCAAGCTGCTCGACCAGGGCCAGGCCGGCGACAACGTGGGCATCCTGCTGCGCGGCACCAAGCGCGAGGACGTCGAGCGCGGCCAGGTGCTGTGCAAGCCGGGTTCGGTCAAGCCGCACACGCACTTCACGGCCGAGATCTACGTGCTGAGCAAGGACGAGGGCGGCCGCCACACGCCGTTCTTCAACAACTACCGTCCCCAGTTCTACTTC harbors:
- the tuf gene encoding elongation factor Tu, with the translated sequence APEEKARGITINTAHVEYETANRHYAHVDCPGHADYVKNMITGAAQMDGAILVCSAADGPMPQTREHILLARQVGVPHIIVFLNKCDMVDDAELLELVEMEVRELLTKYDFPGDDTPIIHGSAKLALEGDKGDLGEKAIMKLADAMDTYFPTPQRAVDGAFLMPVEDVFSISGRGTVVTGRVERGIIKVGEEIEIVGIKATQKTTCTGVEMFRKLLDQGQAGDNVGILLRGTKREDVERGQVLCKPGSVKPHTHFTAEIYVLSKDEGGRHTPFFNNYRPQFYFRTTDVTGAIELPKDKEMVMPGDNVSITVKLIAPIAMEEG